From Halomarina ordinaria:
CCGCCCACCCGCGTCCTCGATGGCGTCGGCGGTCTCGCTCGCCGTCTCCTCGTTCACGTCGGTGACGATGACGGTGGCCCCCTCCTCGGCGCAGCGTCGCGCGGTCGCCTCGCCGATACCGGCGCCGGCGCCCGTCACGAACACGGTCGCGTCTTCGAGTCGCATAGGGTCGAATCGTCACGTGGGATGATAACTCCCGGGGCGAGACCGCAACCCGTTTGCTCGCGCCCGTCTAGCCCTCGGTCGATGCTCACGGTAGGCGACGACGCCCCCGACTTCGAACTGCTCGACCAGGACGGCCGACCGACCCGGCTGACGGACTTCGCCGGCCCCGTCGTCGTCTACTTCTACCCACGGGCCGACACCCCGGGCTGTACGAGTGAGGCCTGCGGCTTCCGCGACGCGTGGGAGGAGTACGAGGACCGCGACATCACCGTCCTCGGTATCAGCGACGACTCGCCGGCCGACCTCCGGGCGTTCG
This genomic window contains:
- the bcp gene encoding thioredoxin-dependent thiol peroxidase, which produces MLTVGDDAPDFELLDQDGRPTRLTDFAGPVVVYFYPRADTPGCTSEACGFRDAWEEYEDRDITVLGISDDSPADLRAFAEKYDLPFTLLSDPDGEVAARYDSYGEKHMFGKRFDGTFRNTYLVDDGEVTGVYEDVTPEGHAEELLDDLDARGESTA